Genomic window (Cyanobacteria bacterium GSL.Bin1):
AATCAGCAGCAGCGTTATCCAATCCTGATTTACCGACCATTACCCAATTCTTTGGTGAAGAAAGTGCCGCTGCAACCGGATGGGCACACTTTTTAGTGATGGATTTATTTGTGGGGCGTTGGGTGTATTGGCAAGGACAAGAAAAAGGAATTTTTACCGTTCATTCCATTATTTTATGTCTATTTGCCGGTCCGATTGGACTCCTGTCCCATATAATTACGGCTTGGATTACCGAACAATTCTTTAAAAAATCAGAAACCACAGAAGCAACTTCTAGTTAAGAGATAGACCCATGAATGATACTCTCCGGCGCTTTAAGTCGCAGCCTTGGAAACCCCTGTTTCTTGTTTCGTTAATTACAGTTGCTATTGCCAGCGCGATCGACTATTTACTGATTTTCCTGATTTCTAATGTTCCGGGAATACAACAAAGTGTCTCCCTCCTTCTATCGCCCCCTCTCGGTATTTTACTGCCTTTAGCTGCCGCTGCTGGTGTCGGGGTATTGGGGGTTGCGGTTTGTGATCGCTTCCAATCTCAGATCTTCCTCAATGCAGGAAGTTTATGGGCATTAGTCCTATGTTTGGCGATTATTTTAGGGTTAAGCGGATTGTTGCCATTACCCAGCTTTTTAGTTCGTTTGTCTTATCCTGGGTTGCTGGGGATGATGGTAGGGGTTTTTTGGAAAGGACGCAATTATTGGCGTTAATGAATCGTGTTTTTCAAACAAGAAAAAAAGGAGATGGGGTAAACTCCCATCTCCTTTTTGTTTAGACCAGTAATTGGCTACTGATTCTGTTGCATTTGCGGAACATATTGTTCTTTTTCCGGGATATCTGTATATTCAGAAAGAATTTGACGGAACTCATCCCCATCAATGGTTTCTTTCTCAATGAGCAAGTCCACTAAACGGTCAATGGCAACGCGGTTGTCGCGAATAATTTGACGAGCGTTGTGATGACACTGTTCGATAATTTCCCGCACTTGGGAATCAATCCGAGAAGCAATTTCTTCAGAATACTCAGAGCGATTCATTAAACCGCCACCGAGGAAGACTTCGCTGTTTTGACTTTCTAAGGATAAAGGACCAAGATCCGACATACCAAAGCGAGTGACCATTTGACGGGCCATTGCTGTTAGCTGTTGTAAGTCGCCGCCAGCACCCGAGGTAACTTCCGCATCGCCAAAGACTTCCTCTTCAGCTGCACGACCGCCTAAAGCACCAGTAATGCGAGCTTTCAGCTGCGATCGCGAGACCAGGCTTTGTTCTTCACTGGGAGTAAACCAGGTTAGCCCTTGCGCTTGTCCCCGAGGAATCAAGGTTACTTTTTGTACCGGATCGTGAGCGGGGATTAAGGTCCCGATAATGGCATGACCCACTTCGTGGTAAGCAATCAAGCGTTTGCTCTTACTATCTACTAACGGGGTGCCTTCCATACCAGCAACCACCCGATCCACGGCATCGTCAATTTCAGCAAGGGTAATGGCTGATTTGCGACGACGAGCGGTTAAAATCGCTGCCTCGTTGAGGAGGTTTGCTAAATCCGCGCCGGTAAAGCCAGGAGTGCGTCGGGCAATGGATTCTAATGAAACATCAGGGTCTAACTTCTTATTCCGAGCGTGAACATTGAGGATAGAAATCCGTCCTTTCACATCCGGTGCATCAACAGTAATCTGCCGGTCGAAGCGTCCGGGACGTAAGAGGGCTGTATCGAGAACATCCGGGCGGTTTGTCGCAGCAATAATGATGATACCAGTATTGCCTTCAAACCCATCCATTTCTGTCAGTAACTGGTTCAGGGTTTGTTCCCGTTCATCATTACCACCGCCGATACCTGCACCACGCTGACGACCAACGGCGTCAATTTCATCAATAAAGATGAGGCAAGGAGCATTTTCTTTTGCTTTCTTGAAGAGGTCACGAACCCGTGAGGCACCGACCCCAACAAACATTTCCACAAATTCAGAACCCGAGATACTGAAGAAGGGAACGCCCGCTTCACCAGCAATTGCTTTGGCTAATAAAGTTTTTCCGGTTCCCGGTGGTCCGATGAGTAATGCTCCTTTCGGAATTTTTGCCCCCACTGCGGTAAAGCGTTCCGGCTGCTTGAGGAAGGTGACCACTTCTTGCAGCTCTTCTTTCGCTTCTTCCACACCGGCAACATCATCAAAAAGAACGCCAGTTTTTGCTTCCATTTGGAAACGAGCGCGAGATTTCCCGAAGTTCATCGCTTGTCCGGGACCGCCACCAGCGTTGTTGGAGCGACGGAAGAGGAAAAATAGAGCCCCAATCAATAAAATGGGGAAGATTAAATTGCCTAAGAAGCCCCACAGTGCGCCATTATCTCCGCTCTCATGGGAGTCAATCGCCACGTCAGCTTCTCGCATTTTTGTAATCAGTTCTGGGGCATTTTCTGGGAGGTCAACGCGATAACGTTGGGTACTGCCACTAATTTGCGGATCGCTCGCTTCGACAATCGCAGTTCTGCCATTATCGTACAGATCAACGGCTTGTACGCGCTCCGATTCTAAATATTCTAAAAAGCGACCGTAGCTCAGTCGTGTATTTGCAGTGTTACCACCACTGAGGTCTCCACCATTCGGAGAGAACGTTCCTTGCCAGAGGAAAAAACCAACGACAAGAATTGGTAATGTCCAGAGTAGAATTACCCGCCAAGGTAGTTTCATTTTTTAAGTCCTTTTGTGTGTCTAACAATAATGCTTAAATTAAGCTTTTCTCTTGAACTTCTTCCTTCGGGAAGATTTTTTTAAGGGTCTTGTAACCTTCTATTTTATTCTTTGACTATCTTAATTTAACTTAACATATTTCTCAGGCAGTTATCAAAATGAGGCATCAATTATGTCTTAGGCGATAGACGGGCTAAATCATCAGGCGTATCAATATCAATTAATCCCTCAGGAAAAGGAATTCTTAATACTTTTGATTGATTAGAATTAATAATTTGTCTAGCACCCCGATCACCCTCAATTATGGTTAGTTCTGGAAATAAGGTTTGATCGAATAGAGCTGGCACGCCGATTACTTCACCGTATTGAGACGCAACAATCGGATAATTTCCGGTTGCATAGCCATTGATCAATGCTTGAAGGAGAGGAGTTGAAACAAAAGGTTGGTCGCAAAGCATTAAGATAATGGCATTCAAGTCAGGCGCGATCGCGCGCATTTTTTTGAGTCCACAGCGCAGAGAACTCGCCATCCCCGTTGACCACTGTTCATTCCAGGCAATCTCGATGTTGTAAGCCCTCAATTTGGGCTTAATTTGAGAGGCATTTGCTCCCAAAACCACTACAATGGGCTGACAATGAGAGGCGATGGCAACGCCTGTTATCTGTTCGATGAGGGATTTGCCCTGATAAGAGATCAGTTGTTTCGGTTGTCCGAAGCGGGTAGATGCCCCCGCTGCTAGGATAACGATGCCGATCTTGCCCATGACGATTGAGTGGAGGTGTGAATTGAACCAGCGCGATTGCGTAAAAATCCCCCAGTTCGTCCGCCGAGTACCGCTTGAATTTCTGCGATAATCGAAAGCGCAATGGCTTCTGGGGTTTCTGCACCTAAATCTAAGCCCACCGGATTATACACGCGCTGCTGTTGTTGTGGGGTTGGGATGATATTGTCGGCTGCTAAATCCTGCCACAATTGGTTCATACGGTGCTTGGGTCCTAAAACTCCCAGATAACCGATAGAAGAAGGAATCAGATGTTTGAGGAAAGCGCGATCGCTGAGATAGCGATGGGTCATGACCACAGCAACCGCTTGCGGAGTGAGAAGATGCTGATAAGAGTCCGCCGGATCTGGTTTACACTCCAACAGCTGATCGGCTTCCGGAAATCGATCGCGCGTTAGGTACTCCTCCCGATGATCAATTACCGTTACCTGCCAACCCAGTTGTTTGGCGAACTGCACCACAGGAATCGCATCATATCCGGCACCAAATACCAATAAGGGAACCGAGGGAGGAATGACTTCCAACAGGACACTAATTTGACCTTCCGGGAAGGTATAGGATTGAATGCGAGTATGTTGCTCGTTGAGTGTTTTCTCCGTTTCTTTCCTCAGAATTTGAGCAATTTCAGGATTTTCAATCTGGTTAATCACCATTCCATCTGCTTTCATCATCACTCGGGTGCCAACTTGGAGGTTAGAGACTCCTTCCACCGCAAAAACAGTTGCTATTACACCCACCTGCTGGGATTGTAAACAGTCTTGGATGAAAGAGAGTTGTTCCCTTGCCGACGTTTCACTCAAAGATTCAATGAGAACATCCACCATGCCATTGCATCCCATCCCAAAGCCGAATAACAGATCTTCCTCATGATTCATCGTGTCATATTGCACGACAACAGGAGAACCTCCTTCTTTGAAAAGGGATTGCGCCCGTGCTAGCACATCTGCTTCTAAACAGCCCCCACTAATCCCGCTAATCATCTCTCCCGCTTCGGTGAGTAGCATCCGCGCCCCGGCACGACGATACACCGAACCGCTGGTTTGCACAACCGTGGCTAAAGCAGTGCGTTGCCCTCTCTTTTGACTCTGTTCAAAGCCTTGCAGAATACGCTGTAACTCATTCATGGGCAACTCTTTATTCCCTTGTTCTTCAAGACACTCTAGTGGGCAAACAATTTTGTATTGAGGGAGGAGTTTGCTGATTTTTCCTCCCTTGTCTCCTTGTCCTCACCCGACTTATGATTTCAAAACTGACGAACTACTAGGAAAGCAGCTGATCGGGGGTCAGAGGTAAACTGCGTAATCGCTTGCCTGTGGCATGATAAATGGCATTGGCGACTGCGGCAGCAACCCCGGTAATCCCAATTTCCCCCACACCTCGCACGCCTAAGGGATTGAAATTATAATCCGGTTCTCCCACAAACGTCACATCAATGCGGGGAATATCAGCGTGGGTGGGATAGTGATAGGTTGCCAAATCATAAACCACGGGATAACCGGTTGGGGGGTCAAAATGACACGCCTCCATCAAGGCTTCTCCAATCCCCATAATGACACCCCCTCGAATTTGACTTGCCGCAGCTTTCGCATTCAGCACTTGCCCAATATTCATCACCGAAACCCAGCGTGTAATCTGGACTCGTCCGATTTCTTCATCCACCGTGACCTCACAAAAATGAGCGCCCCAGGAGTGAAACGCCCATTGCTGGCCTTCTTTACCAGGGGCAGTAGAAGCAGTGGCTTCAAAATGAGTTTGTCCAGACTGTTGCAGGGCGGTACAGGCTTCAGCAACGCTCTGACAGTTTGCCACTTGTAGTACATCTTGACTTGCCTTAAACACCGTAGGCGCAAGAGAAGCCGTCATCATTGACCCTCCTGCCATCCCGCCATCGGGGAAATTGGAATCGCCCAGTTCCACCGTTACTTGCTCAACTGAAATGCCTAAGGCTTCCGCAGCAGTCATCGCAACCATCGTGTAAGCCCCCGTGCCAATATCATTGGCAGCGGTGAGGACATGAACCTTGCCATCTGGGAATAATTGCACCGTCACTGATGTCCCCATCCCTCGCAAAGCAGGAAAAGCCGACGCCGCCATGCCCCATCCCACCAATTTGCCATCGCGAGTTTGACCAACGGTCTCAGCAGGCGCCTCCCGTTTAGGGAGGCGTAATCTGTGACTCCGAGGCTGAGGGGAACGGTCTTTCCAGCCGAAGCGTTCAGCACCGACTTGCAGACACTCTCTAAAGTGTTTTGCCGAGAAGGGTAAGCCGGTGCGCTGGTGTTCAGCGGTTTCATTTTGCAGTCGCAGTTCTACTGGATCGATCTCTAACGCATAAGCGAGTTCATCCATCGCGGATTCGATTGCCCACATCCCTGGTGCTTCGCCGGGTGCGCGCATAAATGTAGGAACCCCAACGTTTAAGATCCCCACTTCTTGATTAAGCTGAAGGTTGGGGGCTTGATACATCACTGGGGTAACACTGGTACACGGTTCGGGAAACATTTCCACCGGAGAAGTACACGATCGCGCATTGTGAGAAATGCCCAGTAGTTTCCCTGCTGTTGTTGCTGCCAGGTGAAGCGTTTGTTCGGTTTCTGAACGATGTCCGGTATTAGCGGTCATTTGCCGACGAGTCACCACCAACTTTAGAGGACGCTGGAGAATACGGGCAGCAGCAGCACAGAGAATGCCATGAGACCAAGGAAATGCCTTTGAGCCAAACGCGCCACCAATGTAAGGAGTAACAATTCTGACATTTTCTGAGGGAAGGTTAAACAATTGGGCATAGGTGCGTTGCGTTCCCATGACAAATTGAGAGGGTTCGTAAACTGTGAGGGAGTCTGCGTCTTGCCAATGAGCGATAATGGCATGAGGCTCCATCGGCGCGTGAAGTTCCGTGGAAGTGGTATAGGTGGCTTCAATCCTGGCGGTAGCATCAGCAATTCCCGCTTCAAAATTGCCAGTCGCAAATTCCCCCTTAGTAAAGGTCATTGCTTCCCCAAACATGGACATAGCTGTTTCATAAGTGGCGTCTTGCCCATCGATGACAGGGGATTCAACGTCATAGTCCACTTCGATTAACTGCGCTGCTTCTCGCGCTTGTTCCAAGGTATCAGCAACCACTAAGCCAATAATTTGTCCTGCATAGTGAATTTGGTTATCGGCGAGGGGGAGACGGCTTTCATAGATTTTGGAGTTGAGGAAGTTATTATCCGGCGGATGAATTGCTGGTGCGTTTTCGTGGGTAAAGACGGCAATGACACCAGGGCTTTGTTCCGCTCTTGAGGTATTGATCGCTCGGATCTGACCTTTAGCAATGGTTGAGGTAACTAAATAACCATGAATGATTCCGGGAATAGAATGTTCAGCACTATAGGTCGCCGTTCCCAAAACTTTTGCTAAACCGTCTTTGCGACTAACAGATGTGCCAACCACTTTCTTCATACAATGCCTCCTCCCTGTGCCGAAATCGTGAGTGCGCGTTTGATCGCTCTTTTGCTCATTTTGACTTTAAATTGATTGTGAGCGAGAGGTTGAGCATCCTCTAGGGCAACTTCTGCTGCTTGCTCAAAGGTGGTTGCTGTGGCGGGTTTTCCTTGTAAAAAGGCTTCGGTCTCTAATAAACGCCACGGTTTATGGGCTACACCGCCTAACGCCAAATGAACTTGCTGAATCATGTCGTTTTGTACGCTTACCATTGCTGCAACGGAAACAAGCGCAAAGGAATAAGACGCGCGATCGCGCAATTTTAAATAAACCCCCGTTTTTGCCGCTGGATTTGGCGGTAACCTCACCGCAGTAATTAAATCCCCAGTTTCCAAGTTGGTATCTTGCTGCGGGGTATCCCCCGGTAAACGATGAAACTCACTAAATGGAATTTCTCGCTTGCCATTTGTCCCTTCCACTTCAACCACTGCATCAAGGGCAGCCAGCGCCACACACATATCAGAGGGATGAACCGCAACACAATGCTCACTCGCTCCCAAAATGGCGTGCATTCGATTAATTCCTTCCCGTGCGGAACACCCGCTCTCAGGTTGCCGTTTATTACAAGCAAAAGCCGTGTCATAGTAATAAGGACAGCGCGTCCGTTGCAGTAAGTTTCCTCCCACTGTTGCCATATTCCGAATTTGTTGGGAAGCACCGGCTAAAATGGCACGGGAGAGCAACGGATAATCTTGTCGGATTTGAGGATGATTGGCAAGGGCGGTATTCGTAACCATTGCACCGATTTTAACGCCCCCATCCGATAGAACATTAATTTCTTTGAGAGCAAGCCGAGAGACATCAATTAGTGTGGAAGTATCATCAAGGAAGGCTTTTAAGCGATCCACTAAGTTCGTTCCGCCTGCAATAAAGCAGGTATCTTGATTAGCGTGTTCCACTGCTTCTTGTGTGGAAGTTGCCCGGAGATAAGAAAAATTCTTCATTCTGGAGTTTGCTCCACAAAAATAGCGGCAGCGGGAGAGGGCGGAGTCTGCCCGGCAGCTTGTTGCACCGCAGCAACAATGCCATTGTAGGCACTACAGCGACACAGGTTGCCACTGAGTCGTTCTTTAATTTCTGCTTCTGATAAAGCTTCCAATGGCGGGGAAGAAGTTAAGTCAGGGGTGATGGCACTAACATTACCGTGTTTAATTTCATCAAGCAAAGCAACAGCGGCACAAATTTGACCCGGTGTACAATAGCCACACTGAAAGCCATCATTTTCAATAAAAGCAGCTTGCACCGGATGAAGTTGTTCAGGAGTTCCTAATCCTTCAATGGTGGTAATAGTTTTCCCTTCCTGCATGATGGCTAAGGAAAGACAAGAATAAATTCGTTCTCCATCAATGAGGACAGTGCAAGCCCCACACTGCCCGTGGTCACATCCTTTTTTACTGCCAGTGAGTCCTAACTGCTCTCGCAGCACATCGAGTAATGTCACTCGCGGTTCAATCTTTACCGCGTAAGAGTTTCCATTAATGTTAAGTGTGACTCGGGTTTCTGCTTGAATCAGAGAATGACGTGCTGATGTCGCTGATTGAGTCTCAAGTTCTTCCGGGTTTGGATTGACCATTTCCAATATTAATTGAGTGGTGATTGTATTTACTTGTAACCGCCAAGCAACAGGAGCATTTGTTAACTATTTCAAAAATAACAAATCAACTACACTAAACCTCCCCTAAGCAAAAAAACAAAGGGGAGGTTGATTATTAACGAGTTAGCAGTTATTAGTTGTTAGTTCCTGTCTTAGTAAGTTTCGACGTGCCAACGTCCAGCTTTCTTCAGGCTCTTTTGGAAATCAGACCAGTCGGCACCATTCTTTTGGGCTTCGGCAGAAAGGGCTTCATCAATGCCATCTTCCATGCCTTTCAAACCGCAGATATAAGCATGGGTTTTCTCGTCTTGAAGTAATTTCCAAATTTCGGACACTTGTTGTGCAACCCGATTTTGAATATACATTTTTTTACCATCATCTGTTTTTTGTTCCCGACTGATGGCGTAAGTGAGACGGAAGTTGTTTGGGAATTCTTCTTGGAGTTT
Coding sequences:
- a CDS encoding DUF4281 domain-containing protein; protein product: MTMNLAFDIANLFVLPFWALMIFLPNWGVTKKVMSSFLPFIILVGFYIFFFANTLNTESAAALSNPDLPTITQFFGEESAAATGWAHFLVMDLFVGRWVYWQGQEKGIFTVHSIILCLFAGPIGLLSHIITAWITEQFFKKSETTEATSS
- a CDS encoding peptide chain release factor 1, with protein sequence MNDTLRRFKSQPWKPLFLVSLITVAIASAIDYLLIFLISNVPGIQQSVSLLLSPPLGILLPLAAAAGVGVLGVAVCDRFQSQIFLNAGSLWALVLCLAIILGLSGLLPLPSFLVRLSYPGLLGMMVGVFWKGRNYWR
- the hflB gene encoding ATP-dependent zinc metalloprotease FtsH yields the protein MKLPWRVILLWTLPILVVGFFLWQGTFSPNGGDLSGGNTANTRLSYGRFLEYLESERVQAVDLYDNGRTAIVEASDPQISGSTQRYRVDLPENAPELITKMREADVAIDSHESGDNGALWGFLGNLIFPILLIGALFFLFRRSNNAGGGPGQAMNFGKSRARFQMEAKTGVLFDDVAGVEEAKEELQEVVTFLKQPERFTAVGAKIPKGALLIGPPGTGKTLLAKAIAGEAGVPFFSISGSEFVEMFVGVGASRVRDLFKKAKENAPCLIFIDEIDAVGRQRGAGIGGGNDEREQTLNQLLTEMDGFEGNTGIIIIAATNRPDVLDTALLRPGRFDRQITVDAPDVKGRISILNVHARNKKLDPDVSLESIARRTPGFTGADLANLLNEAAILTARRRKSAITLAEIDDAVDRVVAGMEGTPLVDSKSKRLIAYHEVGHAIIGTLIPAHDPVQKVTLIPRGQAQGLTWFTPSEEQSLVSRSQLKARITGALGGRAAEEEVFGDAEVTSGAGGDLQQLTAMARQMVTRFGMSDLGPLSLESQNSEVFLGGGLMNRSEYSEEIASRIDSQVREIIEQCHHNARQIIRDNRVAIDRLVDLLIEKETIDGDEFRQILSEYTDIPEKEQYVPQMQQNQ
- a CDS encoding NTP transferase domain-containing protein, which produces MGKIGIVILAAGASTRFGQPKQLISYQGKSLIEQITGVAIASHCQPIVVVLGANASQIKPKLRAYNIEIAWNEQWSTGMASSLRCGLKKMRAIAPDLNAIILMLCDQPFVSTPLLQALINGYATGNYPIVASQYGEVIGVPALFDQTLFPELTIIEGDRGARQIINSNQSKVLRIPFPEGLIDIDTPDDLARLSPKT
- a CDS encoding XdhC/CoxI family protein yields the protein MNELQRILQGFEQSQKRGQRTALATVVQTSGSVYRRAGARMLLTEAGEMISGISGGCLEADVLARAQSLFKEGGSPVVVQYDTMNHEEDLLFGFGMGCNGMVDVLIESLSETSAREQLSFIQDCLQSQQVGVIATVFAVEGVSNLQVGTRVMMKADGMVINQIENPEIAQILRKETEKTLNEQHTRIQSYTFPEGQISVLLEVIPPSVPLLVFGAGYDAIPVVQFAKQLGWQVTVIDHREEYLTRDRFPEADQLLECKPDPADSYQHLLTPQAVAVVMTHRYLSDRAFLKHLIPSSIGYLGVLGPKHRMNQLWQDLAADNIIPTPQQQQRVYNPVGLDLGAETPEAIALSIIAEIQAVLGGRTGGFLRNRAGSIHTSTQSSWARSASLS
- a CDS encoding molybdopterin-dependent oxidoreductase — protein: MKKVVGTSVSRKDGLAKVLGTATYSAEHSIPGIIHGYLVTSTIAKGQIRAINTSRAEQSPGVIAVFTHENAPAIHPPDNNFLNSKIYESRLPLADNQIHYAGQIIGLVVADTLEQAREAAQLIEVDYDVESPVIDGQDATYETAMSMFGEAMTFTKGEFATGNFEAGIADATARIEATYTTSTELHAPMEPHAIIAHWQDADSLTVYEPSQFVMGTQRTYAQLFNLPSENVRIVTPYIGGAFGSKAFPWSHGILCAAAARILQRPLKLVVTRRQMTANTGHRSETEQTLHLAATTAGKLLGISHNARSCTSPVEMFPEPCTSVTPVMYQAPNLQLNQEVGILNVGVPTFMRAPGEAPGMWAIESAMDELAYALEIDPVELRLQNETAEHQRTGLPFSAKHFRECLQVGAERFGWKDRSPQPRSHRLRLPKREAPAETVGQTRDGKLVGWGMAASAFPALRGMGTSVTVQLFPDGKVHVLTAANDIGTGAYTMVAMTAAEALGISVEQVTVELGDSNFPDGGMAGGSMMTASLAPTVFKASQDVLQVANCQSVAEACTALQQSGQTHFEATASTAPGKEGQQWAFHSWGAHFCEVTVDEEIGRVQITRWVSVMNIGQVLNAKAAASQIRGGVIMGIGEALMEACHFDPPTGYPVVYDLATYHYPTHADIPRIDVTFVGEPDYNFNPLGVRGVGEIGITGVAAAVANAIYHATGKRLRSLPLTPDQLLS
- a CDS encoding xanthine dehydrogenase family protein subunit M, whose amino-acid sequence is MKNFSYLRATSTQEAVEHANQDTCFIAGGTNLVDRLKAFLDDTSTLIDVSRLALKEINVLSDGGVKIGAMVTNTALANHPQIRQDYPLLSRAILAGASQQIRNMATVGGNLLQRTRCPYYYDTAFACNKRQPESGCSAREGINRMHAILGASEHCVAVHPSDMCVALAALDAVVEVEGTNGKREIPFSEFHRLPGDTPQQDTNLETGDLITAVRLPPNPAAKTGVYLKLRDRASYSFALVSVAAMVSVQNDMIQQVHLALGGVAHKPWRLLETEAFLQGKPATATTFEQAAEVALEDAQPLAHNQFKVKMSKRAIKRALTISAQGGGIV
- a CDS encoding 2Fe-2S iron-sulfur cluster binding domain-containing protein, with translation MVNPNPEELETQSATSARHSLIQAETRVTLNINGNSYAVKIEPRVTLLDVLREQLGLTGSKKGCDHGQCGACTVLIDGERIYSCLSLAIMQEGKTITTIEGLGTPEQLHPVQAAFIENDGFQCGYCTPGQICAAVALLDEIKHGNVSAITPDLTSSPPLEALSEAEIKERLSGNLCRCSAYNGIVAAVQQAAGQTPPSPAAAIFVEQTPE